A portion of the Pseudomonas protegens CHA0 genome contains these proteins:
- a CDS encoding efflux transporter outer membrane subunit, which produces MKTTHSGYLRNGLTLAMLLAITACTVGPDFKAPAVPSPERWTDWHSGPPASSVPGKAPATTSQTADDSWWQVFGDPVLDQLQAQVREGSPDLHTALLRFAQVRLQRQIVASLETPEVSFSAAASRNRQSRYAPNNRMLEALGSDSDALEKVLTDPYSLYQAGFDVSWELDLWGRVSRLGEAAQAEVDGAAATLDDVLLSVSSELARNYFEVRTAQRQTRLLEQEAQILAAHLQVVAVQAREGEEDGFAVERQEARLASLHAQIPGWKALHTQAGNRIALLLGEHPGALETLLAERPDNALSRPLPNLQLGLPGDLARERPDIRAAQARLHRATAGIGVAEAELYPSVMLGADFGFESYKSGQFADWSSRTWSVGPRLDLPLFDRGRRSKTVVLRTLEQQEAAVAFHQTVLAAWQEVDDAMSRYHNEYQRAAHLKDSYDSKARTYEWTRVRYAAGEASYLEELEAQRTVLEAQRDLVNSDSQLRTHLISIYKSMGGHST; this is translated from the coding sequence ATGAAAACTACTCACTCTGGATACCTGCGTAATGGGCTGACGCTGGCCATGCTGCTGGCCATCACCGCCTGCACCGTCGGGCCCGATTTTAAGGCCCCGGCAGTTCCCAGCCCGGAACGCTGGACGGATTGGCACAGTGGTCCGCCAGCGTCTTCGGTGCCGGGCAAAGCCCCGGCGACCACCTCGCAAACCGCAGACGACAGCTGGTGGCAGGTGTTTGGCGACCCGGTGCTGGACCAGCTGCAGGCCCAGGTGCGCGAAGGCAGCCCGGACCTGCACACGGCCTTGCTGCGGTTTGCCCAGGTGCGGTTGCAACGCCAGATAGTCGCTTCCCTGGAAACGCCCGAAGTGTCCTTTTCCGCGGCGGCTTCGCGAAACCGGCAAAGCCGGTATGCGCCGAACAATCGAATGCTTGAAGCCTTGGGCAGCGACAGTGATGCCCTGGAAAAGGTGCTTACCGACCCTTATAGCCTGTACCAGGCCGGGTTCGACGTTTCATGGGAGCTGGATCTCTGGGGGCGGGTGTCACGCCTGGGTGAAGCCGCCCAGGCCGAGGTCGATGGTGCGGCCGCGACCCTGGACGACGTGTTGCTCAGTGTCTCCAGCGAGCTGGCGCGAAACTACTTCGAAGTGCGTACCGCACAGCGCCAGACCCGTCTTCTGGAGCAGGAGGCACAGATCCTGGCCGCGCACCTGCAAGTGGTTGCCGTCCAGGCCCGGGAGGGCGAGGAAGATGGGTTCGCGGTGGAACGCCAAGAGGCACGGCTGGCCTCGCTGCATGCACAGATACCGGGTTGGAAGGCGCTGCACACCCAGGCGGGCAACCGTATTGCGCTGTTGCTGGGGGAGCATCCCGGAGCCCTGGAAACCTTGCTCGCGGAGCGGCCTGATAATGCCTTGAGCCGCCCGCTGCCCAACCTGCAGTTGGGCCTGCCTGGCGACCTGGCCCGGGAGCGTCCGGACATCCGCGCGGCCCAGGCCCGCTTGCACCGGGCGACGGCGGGCATCGGAGTGGCCGAGGCCGAACTGTACCCGAGCGTGATGCTGGGGGCCGACTTCGGCTTCGAATCCTACAAGAGCGGCCAGTTTGCCGACTGGAGCAGCCGCACCTGGTCGGTAGGGCCGCGCCTGGACCTGCCGCTGTTCGACCGTGGGCGGCGCAGCAAGACCGTGGTCCTGCGCACACTCGAACAGCAAGAGGCGGCCGTGGCATTTCACCAGACCGTACTGGCAGCCTGGCAGGAAGTGGACGATGCGATGAGCCGCTACCACAACGAATACCAGCGTGCCGCGCACCTCAAGGACAGCTATGACAGCAAGGCCCGCACCTATGAGTGGACCCGCGTCCGGTACGCGGCCGGGGAGGCCAGCTACCTGGAGGAACTGGAAGCGCAGCGCACCGTGCTGGAGGCGCAGCGCGACCTGGTCAATAGCGACAGTCAACTGCGTACTCACCTGATCAGCATTTACAAATCCATGGGTGGGCATTCCACCTGA
- a CDS encoding LysE family translocator — translation MDDLYKIALFSSLILVVPGPSNTLLLASGFKFGVLRSLPLVLIEMLGYTVSICTWGWGLVLLSHDYPWLIHLIKLLCALYIAALALKTWKTSTTGAQHTERFESWPRHLLIATLLNPKGLIFASVIFPASSFASLGDFLPSLSAFFLALAPIALLWVSLGAGIRAQYLGRVSGPLFSRGTAVVLALFSATLTYTVVRAV, via the coding sequence ATGGATGACCTCTACAAGATCGCGCTTTTTTCGTCCCTGATACTGGTAGTGCCGGGGCCCTCAAACACCTTGCTGCTGGCCTCGGGCTTCAAGTTCGGCGTGTTGCGCTCGCTGCCACTGGTGTTGATCGAAATGCTCGGCTACACCGTTTCGATCTGCACCTGGGGCTGGGGGCTTGTGCTGCTGTCCCACGACTACCCGTGGCTGATCCACCTGATCAAGCTGCTGTGCGCCTTGTACATAGCGGCGCTGGCCTTGAAGACCTGGAAGACCTCTACCACCGGAGCCCAGCACACCGAGCGCTTTGAGAGCTGGCCACGGCACCTGTTGATTGCGACCTTGCTCAACCCCAAGGGGCTGATCTTCGCCAGTGTGATCTTCCCGGCCAGCTCATTCGCCAGCCTGGGGGATTTCCTGCCGTCATTGAGCGCTTTCTTCCTGGCACTGGCGCCAATAGCCTTGCTCTGGGTCTCGCTGGGGGCGGGCATTCGAGCCCAATACCTGGGGCGGGTTTCTGGACCGCTGTTTTCCCGGGGCACCGCCGTCGTTCTGGCGCTGTTTTCCGCCACCCTCACTTACACCGTGGTTCGTGCGGTGTAG
- a CDS encoding NADP-dependent oxidoreductase, producing the protein MKAFLIDRYGKNSGRMGEAPTPTLGAHDVLIEVHASSVNVLDSKIRTGEFKLILPYALPLVLGNDLAGVVVEVGPQVQRFKPGDEVYARPPETRIGTFAQWIAVNENAIALKPANTSMTEAASIPLVALTAWQVLVETARLKKGQKVLIHAGAGGVGTLAIQLAKHLGAFVAATTSTANVEWVKALGADQVIDYKQQNFESLLHGYDLVLNSLGSDVLEKSLKVLKPGGQLISISGPPTVQFAQEQGLAWPLQQVMRLLSFGIRRKARQRDVRYAFVFMRADGAQLQQITALIEAGIIKPVVDRSFSFESTAEALQYVEQGRTKGKVVVRIK; encoded by the coding sequence ATGAAAGCCTTTCTAATTGATCGCTATGGCAAGAACAGTGGGCGCATGGGCGAAGCGCCCACGCCCACGCTGGGTGCCCACGACGTGTTGATCGAGGTCCACGCCAGCAGCGTCAACGTGCTGGACTCGAAGATCCGCACAGGCGAATTCAAGCTGATCCTGCCCTATGCATTGCCGCTGGTACTGGGCAATGACCTGGCGGGCGTCGTGGTTGAAGTTGGCCCCCAAGTGCAACGCTTCAAACCGGGAGACGAAGTCTACGCGCGCCCGCCTGAAACACGGATCGGGACGTTCGCCCAGTGGATCGCCGTGAACGAAAACGCAATCGCCCTGAAACCTGCCAACACCAGCATGACCGAGGCCGCGTCGATCCCCTTGGTCGCACTCACCGCCTGGCAAGTGCTGGTGGAAACCGCCCGACTGAAAAAGGGCCAGAAAGTGCTGATCCACGCAGGCGCAGGCGGTGTCGGCACCCTTGCCATCCAGCTGGCCAAACACCTCGGCGCCTTCGTCGCGGCCACCACCAGCACGGCGAATGTCGAATGGGTCAAAGCCCTGGGCGCCGATCAGGTGATCGACTACAAGCAGCAGAACTTCGAAAGCCTCTTGCATGGCTACGACCTGGTGTTGAACAGCCTGGGCAGCGACGTACTGGAAAAGTCCCTCAAGGTCCTCAAGCCCGGCGGACAGCTGATTTCCATCTCCGGGCCACCCACGGTGCAATTCGCCCAGGAGCAAGGGCTGGCCTGGCCGTTGCAGCAGGTCATGCGCCTCTTGAGCTTCGGTATCCGGCGCAAGGCGCGCCAGCGGGACGTCCGCTACGCCTTTGTGTTCATGCGGGCCGATGGCGCCCAGCTGCAACAGATCACCGCGCTGATCGAGGCCGGAATCATCAAGCCTGTGGTTGACCGCAGCTTCAGTTTCGAATCGACGGCAGAGGCCTTGCAGTACGTCGAGCAGGGACGAACCAAGGGCAAGGTGGTGGTCAGGATCAAATGA
- a CDS encoding alpha/beta fold hydrolase encodes MNPTQTTFPPALQTSFINAANQSIMVRGIPFAYRDTGPAGGVPLVLFNHWGAVLDNFDPAIIDGLAQTRRVITTDYRGIGGSGGTAPLTVGEMAEDAIGLIQALGFKSVDVLGFSLGGFVAQDIALQAPQLVHRLILTGTGPAGGIGIDKVGSVTWPLMLKGLLTLRDPKYYLFFTSTPHGRRAASEYLQRLKARSKHRDKGPTPGALLRQLQAITAWGRQAPQDLGRLRAPTLIVNGDNDIMVPSANSHALAKRVPNAQLVMYEDAGHGGIFQYHADFVAKVRAFLDDRAP; translated from the coding sequence ATGAATCCAACGCAGACAACCTTCCCCCCGGCTTTGCAGACGTCGTTCATCAACGCGGCGAACCAGTCGATCATGGTCAGGGGCATTCCCTTCGCCTATCGCGATACCGGTCCCGCGGGCGGCGTGCCCCTGGTGCTGTTTAACCACTGGGGCGCGGTGCTGGACAACTTCGACCCGGCAATCATCGATGGGCTGGCACAGACCCGGCGAGTCATCACCACCGACTATCGCGGCATCGGCGGCTCGGGTGGAACCGCCCCGCTGACGGTCGGCGAAATGGCAGAAGACGCCATTGGGCTGATACAGGCCCTGGGGTTCAAGAGCGTCGATGTGCTGGGCTTTTCACTCGGCGGCTTCGTCGCTCAGGACATCGCCCTGCAAGCCCCCCAATTGGTGCACCGCTTGATTCTCACCGGCACCGGACCGGCCGGCGGCATCGGTATCGACAAGGTCGGCTCGGTGACCTGGCCCTTGATGCTCAAAGGCTTGCTGACCTTGCGCGATCCCAAGTACTACCTGTTCTTTACCTCGACGCCCCATGGTCGTCGAGCCGCCTCGGAATATCTGCAACGCCTGAAAGCTCGCAGCAAGCATCGCGACAAGGGCCCAACGCCCGGCGCCCTCCTGCGCCAGCTGCAAGCCATCACCGCGTGGGGCAGACAGGCGCCGCAGGATCTCGGGCGCTTGCGCGCGCCGACGCTGATCGTCAATGGCGACAACGACATCATGGTTCCCAGCGCCAACTCCCATGCCCTGGCCAAGCGTGTCCCCAACGCACAGCTAGTGATGTATGAGGACGCCGGGCACGGCGGCATTTTCCAGTACCACGCGGACTTCGTGGCCAAGGTCCGGGCGTTCCTTGACGACAGAGCCCCATGA
- a CDS encoding SDR family NAD(P)-dependent oxidoreductase, whose amino-acid sequence MNTRPTVLITGASTGIGAIYAERFAQRGHDLVLVARDRARLDALAARLRGEHGVAVEVMKADLTQLSDLTTVESRLRDDARIGILVNNAGAALSGNFIEQSTDSVAQLVALNTTALVRLASAIAPRLAKAGDGAIINIGSVVGLAPEFGMTVYGATKAFVLFLSQGLSLELSPRGVYVQAVLPAATRTEIWDRSGVDINTLDEIMEVGDLVDAALVGFDRREPVTIPPLQQAEPWDDLQSARQGLLGHIRQSEVAQRYQTQE is encoded by the coding sequence ATGAACACTCGCCCTACCGTTCTCATCACTGGCGCCTCCACTGGCATCGGAGCCATCTACGCCGAGCGCTTCGCGCAACGTGGCCATGATCTGGTCCTGGTTGCCCGCGACCGGGCACGCCTGGACGCACTTGCAGCCCGACTGCGCGGCGAACACGGGGTCGCCGTCGAGGTGATGAAAGCGGATTTGACCCAACTCAGCGATCTGACAACCGTTGAAAGCCGCCTGCGCGACGACGCCCGTATCGGCATCCTGGTCAATAACGCCGGCGCGGCGCTGTCCGGCAACTTCATCGAGCAAAGCACCGACAGCGTAGCGCAACTGGTTGCCCTCAACACCACGGCACTGGTGCGGCTGGCCAGTGCCATTGCCCCGCGCCTGGCCAAAGCCGGTGACGGCGCGATCATCAACATCGGTTCGGTGGTGGGCCTGGCGCCGGAGTTCGGCATGACGGTCTATGGTGCAACCAAGGCTTTCGTGCTGTTCCTGTCTCAGGGCCTGAGCCTGGAACTGTCGCCCCGGGGCGTGTACGTGCAGGCCGTGCTGCCGGCCGCCACCCGCACGGAAATCTGGGACCGCTCCGGCGTCGACATCAATACCCTGGACGAAATCATGGAAGTGGGCGATCTGGTGGATGCCGCACTGGTCGGTTTCGATCGGCGCGAACCGGTGACCATCCCGCCACTGCAACAGGCTGAACCCTGGGATGACCTGCAGAGCGCACGTCAGGGCCTGCTGGGGCACATCCGTCAATCCGAGGTTGCCCAGCGTTACCAGACCCAAGAGTGA